The region GACGGAACCACGCCGGGCGAATTCGAAGGCGGCGACACCGGCTACATGGCCCGTCTCACCGTCGGGACCGAGTCGCTGAAGCAGCGCTGGGACTGGAACCTGCGCTTCGCCTACAAGTACATCGAGTCGGACGCCATCGTGGACGGGTTCAACGACTCCGACTTCGGTCTGGGCGGCACCAATCTCGAAGGTTTCCTGATCGGCGGCAACCTGGCGCTGAACGAGAACGTGTTTGCCGGCATGCGCTGGCAGTCGGCCGACAGCATCGCCGGTGCGCCCTACGCGGTCGATGTCTTCCAGGCCGATCTGAACGCGAGGTTCTGATCATGCGCCGCGTCGCCGTTCCGGCTTTGATGATCGCCATCTCCCTGATTACCCCGGCCCTGGCCGACGATACCGAGGCGCGCCTGCGCGAGGCCCTGCGCACGGCGACCGCGCAGCAGCGCGCCCTCGAAGACGAGCGCACCGTGCTGCAAGCCAAGCTGAGCGTGGCGGAGAAGGAACGCGATGCGTTGAAGGCGCAGATCGCCGGCCTGAACACGCAACTGGGCGCTGCCAAGAAGGAGTCGGTCGAACAGGCGAGCGCGGTGGCCCGGCTGGAAACCCAGGTGGCCGACCAGAACGCATCGATCGACAAGGTGCAGGGCGTTCTCGGCCAATGCCGGGCCTCCTACCAGAAGGCGATGGGCGAGGGGCAGATCCTGGAGGAGGCGCGCAAGCAACTCGTCGGCGAACTCGACGCGCAGACCAAGCGGGCCGAGGCCTGCGAGGTGAAGAATGTCCAGCTCTACAAGGTCGGCAGCGAGATCCTGGAGGCCTATGCCGATACCGATTTGGCTGATGTCGTGGGCGGGCGCGAGCCGTTCCTGGGCTTGAAGCGGGTGGAACTCGAAACCCTGGTGCAGGACTACAAGGACAAGCTGCTGGACGGGAAGGTGGCGCCATGACGGGCGTCGCCATGCTGCGCATCGCCACCCTGGCTGTGCTGATGGTCGCCGCGCTGCCGCTGCGGGCCCAGGATGCCGGCGCCGAGGTGGTGGCCCGCGTCGGCTCTGTCGACATTACGGCCGCCGAAGTCCAGGCGATGCTGGAGGGGCTGCCCGCGCAGCAACGCGAAGCGCTGGCCAAGGATCCCGCCCTGCTGGGACAGACCCTGCGGCAATTGCTGGCCACGCGCCTGCTCTATGCCGAGGCGCTGGCCCGCAAGTGGGACCAGAAACCCGAGGTGGCGGCGGCGATCGAGCGGGCCCGCCAGGGCGTGGTGATCGAGAACTACCTGCGTTCCGTCGCCGAGCCGCCGGCCGATTTCCCGGGTGACGCCGATATCGCCAGCGCCTATGAGGCGAACAAGACGAGCTTCCTGGTGCCGCGCCAGTACCGCCTGGCGCAGATCTTCATCGCCCTGCCCAAGGGGGCGGACAAGCCGGCCGAGGAGGCCGCGCGCAAGAAACTCGACGCGGTGCAGGCCAGGCTGAAAGAGAAGGGCGCGGATTTTGCTGTCGTGGCGGCCAAGCTCTCGGACGAGGATGCGGCCCGGGGCGAAATCGGCTGGGTGCGCGATGATGCGATCCGGCCGGAAATCCGCGACCAGGTGGCGGGCCTGCCCAAGGACGGCATCAGCGAACCCGTCCGTCTCGACGACGGCTGGCACATCGTCAAGCTGCTGGACACCAAGGCGGCCTATACGCGGCCGATCGCCGAGGTGCGCGCCGAACTGGTCGCCGCGCTGCGGCGCGAGCGCGCGGCGGCCGACGCCCAGGCCTATCTGGCCCGGCTGCTGCAAGCCAACCCCGCGGCGATCAACGAATTGGCCCTGTCGCGCCTGCTGGTCGGCCCCGGCCGCTGACCCCTGCGTCGAGGCTGACGGCGGCACGGTTCTCGCGCCGCGTTACTCGCCCGCGAGGAAGGCGAGCACGGCGGCATCGAATACCGCCGGGTTCTGCAGCATGGCGAAATGGCTGACCTTGGGCAGGATGACGAGTTTGGCGCCGGGGATCTGCTGCGCCAGCCACTCGGTGTGTTCACGCTTGATCGCCTCGTCATATTCGCCGTCGGCGATGGCGACCGGCACCTTGATGCCGTTCAACTGGGCCTGGGTATAGTTGGGCTCGGTCGCCCACATCTTGGCAATCGCGGCCAGGAAACCGTCGTAGTCCTTGGGCGTCTTCGACAGCCGGGCATAGGCCTGACCCGCTTCCTCGATGAAGCGGTTGAAGGTCGCGTTGGTGTCGAGGCCTTCGCGCAGGCCCGAAGGGTCGGAATTGGCGCCGAAGGCGAACACCCGGGTCAGCCGCTCGGGATGATGAATGGCGAGGTCCAGGCCGATGATGCCGCCGTCGCTCCAGCCGACGACCGCGGCCTTCTCGATCTCGAGCTTGTCCAGCAGCGCCACCACGTCCGACGCCATCAGGCCGTAGGTATAGGGCTTGTCGTCCCGCGTGCTGCGGCCGTGGCCGCGGCTGTCGACCAGGATCACCTTGTACTGCTTGGCGAAGACCTGGACCTGGTTGCCCCAGTACTCGCCGTTGGCCAGGCCGCCATGCAGGAAGACGACCGGCTGGCCCTCGCCATAGACGGCGTACCAAAGCTCGATCCCGTTGACCGCGGCATAGCCGCTCTCCGTCGCCTTGGGCAGCGGGGCAGGGGCTGGAAGCTGTTCCCATACCTCCGCCGCCCGGGCCGGGATCGCATGGCCGCCGATCAGGCCGACCGCCAGGGCCAGCATCCATCCCAGGATCGTCTTCATATCGCACCGCGCTGATGTTTATGGGGCACTTGCGCCCTCGATCATCGGGATATCCGGGGCAGGCGAGAAGCCGCGCCAGCCGCAGGGCAGCGTATCGGCCGCCGCATGCTCGGGCCCGCCTCGCGGTTCCTGGCCACTATCCAGTCCAAACAGAATGATGTAACCGGGGGCCAGCGAGCCGGAAATGCGCAGGGAACCAAGATCATGAAAAGCGGACTTTCGACACTGTTTTCGCCGTTTACGATCAATGGCCTGACCCTGGCCAACCGTATCGTCATGGCGCCGATGACGCGGTCGCGGTCGCCGGGTGGCATTCCCGGGGCCGATGTTGCCGCCTATTACCGGCGCCGGGCCGAAAACGATGTCGGCCTGATCATCACCGAGGGCACCACCATCGACCATGCGGTGTCGTCGATGGATGTGAACGTGCCCAATTTCTACGGCCCGGCCCGTGAGGGCTGGCGCCGCGTGGTGGCCGAAGTGCACGAGGCCGGCGGCCGCATCATGCCCCAGCTCTGGCATGTCGGCATGGCGCGCAATCCCAAATCGCCCAATGCCCCGCTGCCGGGCCAGCCCAGCGTCGGCCCGTCGGGTCTCGTCGTGCCGGGCAAGAAGGTCGCCGAGCCGATGAGGCCTGAGGAAATCCGCGCGGTGGTCGACGGTTTCGCCCGTGGCGCCGCCGATGCCCGGGATCTGGGCTTCGACGGGGTCGAAATCCACGGTGCCCATGGTTACCTGATCGATCAGTTCTTCTGGGCCGGCCTCAACGAGCGGGCAGACAACTACGGCGGCGATGCCCGCCGGCGCCAGCAGATGGCCATCGATATCATCGAGGCGATCCGCCACGCCGTCGGCCCGACTATCCGGTGATCCTGCGTTTTTCCCAATGGAAGCAGCAGGACTACACCGCCCGCCTGGCCACCACGCCCGAGGCGCTGGAAGCCTTCCTGCAGCCGCTGTCCCAGGCCGGGGTCGACGTCTTCCATTGCTCGACCCGCCGCTTCTGGGAGCCGGAATTCGAGGGGGCGTCCCTGAACCTGGCGGGCTGGACCAAGAAGCTGACGGGCAAGCCGACGATCACGGTCGGCAGCGTCGGGTTGTCAGGCGAA is a window of Oleomonas cavernae DNA encoding:
- a CDS encoding peptidylprolyl isomerase — encoded protein: MTGVAMLRIATLAVLMVAALPLRAQDAGAEVVARVGSVDITAAEVQAMLEGLPAQQREALAKDPALLGQTLRQLLATRLLYAEALARKWDQKPEVAAAIERARQGVVIENYLRSVAEPPADFPGDADIASAYEANKTSFLVPRQYRLAQIFIALPKGADKPAEEAARKKLDAVQARLKEKGADFAVVAAKLSDEDAARGEIGWVRDDAIRPEIRDQVAGLPKDGISEPVRLDDGWHIVKLLDTKAAYTRPIAEVRAELVAALRRERAAADAQAYLARLLQANPAAINELALSRLLVGPGR
- a CDS encoding alpha/beta fold hydrolase, with amino-acid sequence MKTILGWMLALAVGLIGGHAIPARAAEVWEQLPAPAPLPKATESGYAAVNGIELWYAVYGEGQPVVFLHGGLANGEYWGNQVQVFAKQYKVILVDSRGHGRSTRDDKPYTYGLMASDVVALLDKLEIEKAAVVGWSDGGIIGLDLAIHHPERLTRVFAFGANSDPSGLREGLDTNATFNRFIEEAGQAYARLSKTPKDYDGFLAAIAKMWATEPNYTQAQLNGIKVPVAIADGEYDEAIKREHTEWLAQQIPGAKLVILPKVSHFAMLQNPAVFDAAVLAFLAGE
- a CDS encoding oxidoreductase; protein product: MKSGLSTLFSPFTINGLTLANRIVMAPMTRSRSPGGIPGADVAAYYRRRAENDVGLIITEGTTIDHAVSSMDVNVPNFYGPAREGWRRVVAEVHEAGGRIMPQLWHVGMARNPKSPNAPLPGQPSVGPSGLVVPGKKVAEPMRPEEIRAVVDGFARGAADARDLGFDGVEIHGAHGYLIDQFFWAGLNERADNYGGDARRRQQMAIDIIEAIRHAVGPTIR
- a CDS encoding beta/alpha barrel domain-containing protein gives rise to the protein MILRFSQWKQQDYTARLATTPEALEAFLQPLSQAGVDVFHCSTRRFWEPEFEGASLNLAGWTKKLTGKPTITVGSVGLSGEFLASFKGESAQAAGIDDLLGRLDAGEFDLVAVGRALLVDPAWARKIRLGQLDELQPFKPEALATLS